The following proteins are encoded in a genomic region of bacterium:
- a CDS encoding phage tail tube protein — translation MRIGRIKKIAIGLEKEPGVAVSPTHSIPFLSFSLQEKHTPIADNTARGMRNLEGSDSVEGKKWGEGSIEVPLDPDTAPYWFALALGKITSESTTGGFYKHTIEETKTSQPLTATIETEREVGNYRFLNSVVDKLELNFADDIAKLSIDVKSKYPVSGLGTIDLVPLTYYTFKNASVKVDSQEIKVKEFTLTISNNVELIYYPGSNDVGQIIVKGLSVEGSFSLIFENKNQLDAFDSLTKKSMEVSFSGSDGKSIKITIPQFRVNNWTEGTGLDDISDETIDFVAEYNEDKGKTIGVEVVNKIETYYNEEES, via the coding sequence ATGAGAATAGGAAGAATTAAAAAAATAGCAATTGGATTAGAAAAAGAGCCAGGAGTAGCAGTATCTCCTACTCATTCTATTCCTTTTTTAAGTTTTTCTTTACAGGAAAAACATACTCCTATTGCTGATAATACAGCAAGAGGAATGAGAAATCTTGAAGGAAGTGATTCTGTTGAAGGCAAGAAATGGGGAGAAGGTTCAATTGAAGTTCCGTTAGACCCTGATACCGCTCCTTATTGGTTTGCGTTAGCGTTAGGTAAAATAACAAGCGAAAGCACAACCGGTGGATTTTATAAACATACAATTGAGGAAACAAAAACAAGCCAGCCATTGACAGCAACGATCGAAACAGAAAGAGAGGTTGGGAATTATAGATTTTTAAACTCTGTTGTCGATAAATTAGAATTAAATTTTGCTGACGATATCGCAAAATTAAGCATAGATGTTAAATCAAAATATCCTGTTAGCGGATTAGGAACAATAGACCTTGTTCCGTTGACATACTACACCTTTAAAAACGCATCAGTAAAGGTTGATAGTCAAGAAATAAAGGTTAAAGAATTTACTTTAACAATATCTAATAATGTTGAATTGATATACTATCCTGGAAGCAATGATGTTGGGCAAATAATAGTTAAAGGATTATCAGTTGAAGGAAGTTTCAGTTTAATCTTTGAAAATAAAAATCAATTAGATGCTTTTGATAGTTTGACAAAAAAATCAATGGAGGTTTCTTTTTCAGGAAGCGATGGAAAAAGTATTAAAATAACAATTCCTCAATTTAGAGTAAATAATTGGACAGAGGGAACAGGATTAGACGATATATCAGACGAGACAATAGATTTTGTAGCAGAATACAACGAAGACAAAGGAAAGACAATTGGAGTAGAAGTGGTAAATAAAATAGAAACTTATTATAACGAAGAAGAATCATAA
- a CDS encoding HK97 gp10 family phage protein, which translates to MLEVKINLKDSQKIMNEIGKIGGNIDKNILEVLGKVLLEIERDAKYLAPVDTGRLRSSITTTINEDKKQGIIYTNVDYSIYVHEGTRKMKGRPFLRDAIFRDSKDIKIERELKKNLLKK; encoded by the coding sequence ATGTTAGAGGTAAAAATAAATTTAAAAGATTCACAGAAAATAATGAATGAGATTGGAAAAATTGGGGGAAACATAGATAAAAATATTTTAGAAGTTTTAGGAAAAGTATTGCTTGAAATTGAAAGAGACGCAAAATATTTAGCCCCTGTTGATACTGGAAGATTAAGGTCAAGTATTACTACGACAATAAATGAAGATAAAAAGCAAGGAATTATTTACACGAATGTTGATTATTCTATCTATGTTCACGAGGGGACAAGAAAGATGAAAGGAAGGCCATTTTTAAGAGATGCTATTTTTAGAGACAGCAAAGATATCAAAATAGAAAGAGAATTAAAAAAGAATTTATTAAAAAAATGA